Proteins encoded within one genomic window of Theobroma cacao cultivar B97-61/B2 chromosome 7, Criollo_cocoa_genome_V2, whole genome shotgun sequence:
- the LOC18594393 gene encoding NADH kinase: MAIRKLLLLLKPFDVYHATQSNPASLFTNPRVVHYLNNRSKVHKEAIDLCQKILQQKSVDWQPIFRNDLSQPIRNVDLVVTVGGDGTLLQASHFMDDTVPVIGVNSDPTQAEEVEEFSNEFDANRSTGYLCAATVKNFEQVLDSFLEGQTVPSKLSRISVSVNSKVLPTYALNDILIAHPCPATLSRFSFKIKRDDNSCSPLVNCRSSGLRVSTAAGSTAAMLSAGGFAMPILSQDLQYMVREPIASGGAISGLMHGLIKSDQSIDAAWFSKEGSIYVDGSYVFFTIQSGDTIEISSKAPVLQVVLAPHLSS; this comes from the exons atggCAATAAGAAAACTTCTGTTGCTGTTGAAGCCATTTGATGTCTACCATGCTACCCAATCGAACCCGGCCTCTCTCTTCACTAATCCTCGG GTTGTCCATTATCTTAATAATAGAAGTAAGGTGCACAAGGAGGCCATAGACTTATGTCAGAAAATTTTACAGCAAAAGTCAGTTGATTGGCAACCCATTTTTCGTAACGATTTATCGCAACCAATTCGTAATGTGGATTTGGTTGTTACAGTTGGTGGTGATGGCACTCTTTTGCAGGCCAGCCATTTCATGGATGACACAGTTCCAGTTATTGGAGTAAATTCTGATCCTACACAAGCTGAAGAG GTTGAAGAATTCAGTAATGAGTTTGATGCTAATAGAAGCACTGGCTACTTATGTGCAGCAACAGTGAAAAACTTTGAACAG GTACTGGACAGCTTTCTAGAGGGTCAGACAGTTCCCTCTAAGTTGTCAAGGATATCAGTATCTGTAAATTCAAAAGTTCTGCCTACATATGCTCTTAATGACATTCTGATTGCACACCCATGTCCTGCAACACTTTCTCGGTTCTCATTCAA AATTAAAAGGGATGACAATTCATGTTCGCCATTAGTTAACTGCAGATCAAGTGGTCTCAGAGTCTCAACTGCTGCAGGATCAACAGCTGCCATGCTCTCAGCAGGAGGATTTGCAATGCCTATTTTGTCTCAAGATCTCCAATATATGGTAAGAGAGCCTATTGCATCTGGAGGAGCCATTTCTGGCCTAATGCATGGATTAATCAAGTCAGACCAGTCCATCGATGCTGCATGGTTTTCTAAAGAGGGTTCGATATATGTTGATGGCTCTTATGTTTTCTTTACAATCCAAAGTGGCGATACCATTGAAATATCTTCTAAGGCCCCAGTTTTGCAAGTTGTTTTAGCTCCTcatttgtcatcataa